The Desmonostoc muscorum LEGE 12446 genome includes a region encoding these proteins:
- the dnaX gene encoding DNA polymerase III subunit gamma/tau, with amino-acid sequence MSYEPLHHKYRPQSFAQLVGQEAIATTLTNAIGTSKIAPAYLFTGPRGTGKTSSARILAKSLNCLKSDKPTAEPCGVCDVCQGITKGYSLDVIEIDAASNTGVDNIRELIEKAQFAPVQCRYKVYVIDECLTGDSLVLTDEGLQRIDDPKIKDKKVLSYNDSSRKWEFKKVVRWLDQGKRQTLVIKTTNREIRCTDNHLIRTNQGWIPAKDVKEGVKILSPVNVGVASSFTNLVSMDVPGDLLGDTSLKAIHLGKNHTIYNLSLNKPNYSDLCVPAGVAKNLISQTCYKKNAGELSASSLTGKNIHIPSHQWITSLETVESVHLAGIERVYDIEVADNHNFVANGLLVHNCHMLSNQAFNALLKTLEEPPRHVVFVLATTDPQRVLPTIISRCQRFDFRRIQLEAMVKHLSAIASKENIHISPDAVTLVAQLAQGGLRDAESLLDQLALLPGEVTPDKVWDLVGTVSEQDLLGLLNAIAQDKPEAVLDCTHYILDRGREPLTILQNLGGFYRDLLIARTAPNRHDLVACTQQTWKALVEFAQNWHMSMILAGQKHLREAEVQIKNSTQPRLWLEVTILGLLPSATNIQPQAPSIQPQVNTPAVSPNYPPAVAQNYPVSSVPLTNGQTNHNGANHHLAGAQNHRVTSSSPDERQTNHNPANHHQTTAQNQPITSSPPNDRQTNHNSAANSVSSPTPEPVAVPVPPVDIEPVTSEVVGAAQYDLGQVWQQVRANFPMPSRQALLGQMCQLIEFNGTVARVAVKGSKWYETLKSDLPMIKAAFHKTFGCEVQVNLEQVTSVTPTSTRNNPAPKDSTRPQQPPTPSYNQQISPPAPAPQPVTPPPATPTAQVKTESPARNGNGMNGNGVKTLPPQPTQAPPANWEPDEVAIAAQHLATFFNGQVIRFTDDSTEFSDSMTTPEWVEESEVDDE; translated from the coding sequence GATGTTTGCCAGGGAATCACCAAAGGCTATTCCTTAGATGTAATTGAAATCGATGCCGCCAGCAACACTGGTGTCGATAATATCCGCGAGTTGATTGAGAAAGCTCAGTTTGCTCCTGTCCAGTGTCGCTATAAAGTTTATGTGATTGATGAATGCTTAACCGGAGATTCTCTAGTCTTGACTGATGAGGGACTTCAAAGAATTGACGATCCTAAAATTAAAGACAAGAAGGTTCTGAGTTACAACGACTCATCACGCAAGTGGGAATTTAAGAAAGTTGTCAGGTGGTTAGACCAAGGAAAACGGCAAACCCTGGTTATCAAGACAACTAATCGAGAAATTAGATGTACGGATAATCATTTAATCAGGACAAACCAGGGATGGATACCAGCAAAGGACGTAAAAGAAGGAGTGAAGATACTATCCCCTGTGAATGTGGGTGTGGCATCCTCATTTACAAATTTGGTATCGATGGACGTACCCGGAGATTTGTTAGGGGACACCAGTTTAAAGGCAATACATTTGGGCAAAAATCATACGATTTACAATCTATCCTTGAACAAGCCGAATTACTCCGACCTTTGTGTGCCTGCCGGTGTGGCGAAAAACTTGATATCCCAAACTTGTTACAAAAAAAACGCTGGGGAATTATCAGCATCAAGTCTCACTGGGAAAAACATCCATATTCCATCCCATCAATGGATTACAAGTTTGGAAACAGTCGAATCTGTTCACCTCGCTGGGATTGAGCGAGTTTATGACATTGAAGTGGCGGATAATCATAACTTTGTGGCAAATGGACTTTTGGTGCATAATTGCCACATGCTCAGTAATCAGGCATTTAACGCGTTATTAAAAACACTAGAAGAGCCACCAAGGCACGTAGTTTTTGTATTGGCGACAACAGATCCACAACGGGTTTTACCGACAATTATTTCACGTTGTCAGCGGTTTGATTTTAGACGTATTCAGTTAGAGGCGATGGTTAAGCATTTAAGTGCGATCGCCTCTAAAGAAAACATTCATATTTCACCCGATGCTGTTACTTTGGTAGCCCAACTTGCTCAGGGGGGGTTACGGGATGCTGAAAGTTTGCTTGACCAATTGGCTTTATTACCGGGTGAAGTGACGCCGGATAAAGTTTGGGATTTGGTGGGGACGGTAAGCGAACAAGACTTACTGGGTCTTTTAAATGCGATCGCTCAAGATAAACCAGAAGCAGTTCTCGACTGTACCCACTACATTTTAGATCGTGGTCGAGAACCGTTGACTATTCTGCAAAATCTCGGCGGTTTTTACCGCGATTTACTGATTGCCAGAACAGCACCCAACCGCCATGATTTGGTTGCTTGTACTCAGCAAACTTGGAAAGCCCTGGTGGAGTTTGCCCAAAACTGGCACATGAGCATGATTTTAGCCGGACAGAAACACCTGCGAGAAGCTGAAGTGCAAATCAAAAACAGCACCCAGCCGCGTTTGTGGTTGGAGGTAACAATATTAGGCTTGTTACCCAGTGCAACGAATATTCAGCCACAAGCCCCAAGTATCCAACCCCAAGTTAATACGCCTGCTGTATCTCCAAATTATCCTCCAGCAGTTGCCCAAAATTATCCAGTCTCTTCTGTACCTTTAACTAATGGGCAAACCAATCACAACGGAGCAAACCATCATCTAGCAGGTGCCCAAAATCACCGCGTCACATCATCTTCCCCAGATGAACGGCAAACAAATCATAATCCTGCAAACCATCATCAAACAACTGCCCAAAATCAGCCCATCACATCATCTCCCCCAAATGATAGGCAAACAAATCACAATTCTGCTGCTAACTCGGTTTCATCACCAACTCCAGAACCTGTAGCTGTTCCTGTACCACCTGTGGACATTGAACCAGTAACTTCAGAAGTTGTTGGTGCGGCACAGTATGACTTAGGCCAGGTTTGGCAACAGGTACGGGCTAATTTTCCGATGCCTTCCAGGCAAGCTTTACTGGGGCAAATGTGCCAGCTAATAGAGTTTAACGGGACTGTAGCGCGTGTTGCTGTTAAAGGCTCTAAATGGTATGAAACACTTAAATCTGATCTGCCGATGATAAAGGCAGCTTTCCATAAGACTTTTGGGTGTGAAGTTCAGGTAAATCTAGAACAAGTAACCTCTGTAACTCCTACTTCAACCAGAAATAATCCTGCACCAAAAGACTCTACTCGCCCTCAGCAACCACCTACTCCCAGTTACAACCAGCAAATTTCGCCTCCAGCACCAGCACCACAGCCAGTTACTCCACCACCAGCAACACCAACCGCACAAGTCAAAACCGAGTCGCCAGCAAGGAATGGCAATGGGATGAATGGAAATGGGGTAAAAACTTTGCCTCCACAACCAACCCAAGCACCCCCAGCTAATTGGGAACCGGATGAAGTGGCGATCGCAGCTCAACATTTAGCAACATTTTTCAACGGTCAAGTCATCCGCTTCACAGATGACTCAACAGAATTTTCTGATTCCATGACTACACCTGAATGGGTAGAAGAATCAGAAGTTGATGACGAATAA